In Naumovozyma dairenensis CBS 421 chromosome 2, complete genome, the following are encoded in one genomic region:
- the RFT1 gene encoding glycolipid translocation protein (similar to Saccharomyces cerevisiae RFT1 (YBL020W); ancestral locus Anc_8.166) translates to MDEKDSTTTINLPTSSDQILEKSTKGATFLMLGQLFTKLITFFLNSLLVRFLSPRIFGITAFLEFIVNTVLFFSREAIRLSTLRITEDHTTSSVEKTKNSQILQTAVNFAYIPFVIGVPLSIVLTTWQYKNINGYFINLPFFQVSILLIWISIIVELLSEPFFIINQFMLNYSSRSRIESLAITMGCITNFIIVVSFEKNWWNPILKSMIHHNNELMDQEEFMEVSREGIAILAFAVGKLVHSLILLLCYYWDYLMNFHETKTFSLKLTKIYNENKSTMTKNYYYFQNDILEHFKKVYFQLCFKHLLTEGDKLIINSLCTVEEQGIYSLLSNYGSLVTRLLFAPIEESLRLFLARLLSNRTAKNLKLSMQVLINLTKFYFYLSLLIVIFGPVNSSFLLQFLIGSKWSTTSVLDTIRVYCFYIPFLSLNGIFEAFFQSTATGDQILKHSYFMMVFSGVFLLNCWILIEFLNLSINGLIYGNIFNMILRITYCSWFIINFYKKLYNSEENISTSSMKDSTLVKDKGSIFVNFRNFRVVIIVGLCISTFNWIMIGHVKNFHQLFINIVLALILFITILLQERTILKGLLRRRKVDESKEV, encoded by the coding sequence ATGGACGAGAAGGATTCCACGACAACAATTAATTTGCCCACTTCAAGTGATCAAATCCTTGAAAAGTCCACAAAGGGGGCCACCTTCTTGATGCTGGGCCAGTTATTTACGAAGTtaataactttttttttgaacaGTTTGCTGGTTAGGTTTCTATCACCAAGAATATTCGGTATCACTGCCTTCTTGGAATTTATTGTCAATACTGTCTTATTCTTCAGTCGAGAAGCAATCAGACTGTCCACCTTAAGAATCACTGAAGACCATACAACAAGCTCGGTGGAGAAGACGAAGAATTCACAAATACTTCAGACAGCCGTTAATTTCGCTTATATTCCATTCGTAATTGGTGTCCCATTATCCATCGTATTGACTACATGGCAGtataagaatattaatggttatttcattaatttacCATTTTTCCAAGTATCAATCCTTTTAATATGGATTAGTATTATCGTGGAACTACTGAGTGAAccatttttcatcatcaaccAATTCATGTTGAATTACTCTTCAAGAtcaagaattgaaagtCTTGCCATTACCATGGGATGTATCaccaatttcattattgtcGTTTCATTTGAGAAAAACTGGTGGAACCCaatattaaaatcaatgattcatcataataatgAGTTGATGgatcaagaagaattcATGGAAGTATCACGAGAAGGTATTGCCATCTTAGCTTTTGCAGTGGGTAAATTAGTTCATTCCTTGATTCTTTTGTTATGTTACTATTGggattatttaatgaacTTCCATGAAACAAAAACTTTCAGTTTGAAACTAACTAAAATTTATAACGAGAATAAGTCAACAATGacaaagaattattattattttcaaaatgatatCTTGGAACATTTTAAAAAggtttattttcaattatgCTTTAAGCATTTGTTAACTGAAGGTGataaattgattattaaTTCCTTGTGTACCGTGGAAGAGCAAGGTATTTACTCATTATTGTCAAACTATGGATCACTAGTTACAAGGCTATTATTTGCACCTATTGAAGAATCATTAAGATTATTCCTAGCAAGGCTGTTATCAAACAGAACTGCCAAAAATCTGAAACTATCCATGCAagtattaattaatttgaCGAAATTTTACTTCTACTTATCTCTGTTGATTGTCATTTTCGGTCCAGTAAATTCATCGTTCCTTTTACAATTCCTCATTGGTTCTAAATGGTCAACTACTTCCGTGTTGGACACGATAAGagtttattgtttttatatCCCATTCTTATCTTTGAATGGGATCTTTGAAGcattctttcaaagtaCAGCGACAGGTGATCAAATCTTGAAACATTCATATTTTATGATGGTGTTTTCAGGTGTCTTCTTACTTAATTGTTGGATACTTATTGAATTCTTAAATTTATCGATTAATGGGTTAATTTATGGgaatatcttcaatatgATTTTAAGAATTACCTATTGTAGTTGgttcatcattaatttttacAAGAAGTTATACAATagtgaagaaaatatatcaacATCGTCAATGAAAGATTCTACGTTAGTCAAAGATAAGGGTTCCATATTTGTTAATTTCCGCAATTTCAGAGTGGTCATCATAGTGGGACTTTGCATCAGTACATTTAACTGGATTATGATCGGTCACGTTAAGAATTTCCATCAACTGTTCATTAATATAGTATTAGCCttgattttatttatcaCAATTCTATTGCAAGAGAGAACCATACTGAAAGGCTTATTAAGAAGGCGTAAAGTGGATGAATCGAAAGAAGTTTAA
- the HAP3 gene encoding Hap3p (similar to Saccharomyces cerevisiae HAP3 (YBL021C); ancestral locus Anc_8.167) translates to MPSNNNGENINADVNPNISDHTLAHGHDFHEFREQDRWLPINNVARLMKNTLPGSAKVSKDAKECMQECVSEFISFVTSEASDRCANDKRKTINGEDILISLHALGFENYAEVLKIYLAKYRQQQALKQQQQDDDDAEQEQQPSTAFTS, encoded by the coding sequence ATGCCTTCTAACAATAATGGGGAAAATATCAACGCTGATGTCAATCCTAATATCAGCGATCATACATTAGCGCACGGGCATGACTTCCATGAATTCAGAGAACAAGACAGATGGCTTCCTATCAATAATGTGGCAAggttaatgaaaaatacGTTGCCGGGGTCAGCAAAGGTCTCGAAAGATGCCAAGGAATGTATGCAAGAATGTGTCAGTGAGTTTATATCTTTCGTTACAAGTGAAGCAAGCGATAGGTGTGCTAATGATAAGAGGAAAACAATAAATGGTGAAGATATACTGATATCTCTTCATGCATTGGGTTTTGAAAATTACGCTGAAGTATTAAAGATATATCTTGCCAAATACCGACAACAACAGGCGttgaaacaacaacaacaagatgatgatgatgctgaacaagaacaacagcCGTCAACCGCTTTTACTAGTTGA